A portion of the Drosophila sechellia strain sech25 chromosome 2R, ASM438219v1, whole genome shotgun sequence genome contains these proteins:
- the LOC6609918 gene encoding endophilin-B1 isoform X4: protein MNINLPNFNVKNLVKEAGSTISRVVQLTEEKLGTTERTEYDLHFQNLAERADVTKTWTEKIVRDTESVLIPNPQNRVEDFIFEKIEKSKPKRLSNLEHLALDMIEAGGDFGQDLPYGQALIKVGQAEQKLGQCEHDFIATSGICFTQPLRKFLDGEMKTIGKERGILETKRLDLDACKNRVKKARSMLGQQSAERDLRVAQAEFDRQAEITKLLLDGISTSQASHLRHLHAFIQTQVRYYKQCGDVMEQLQRELAKMQHPKPRLRINSEDVDCGPPSSVSMHSCDSDSLGGIALDSDPDPDLDKSLTNLLEDFHIEFDTTAVSTVIFVTECSPINEDYMYGKQGLLKGLVPRAFVEMLDEEHDVTL, encoded by the exons atgaatataaatcTGCCGAATTTCAATGTGAAGAACCTGGTGAAGGAGGCGGGAAGCACGATATCACGAGTGGTGCAG CTCACGGAGGAGAAACTGGGCACCACGGAGCGCACCGAGTACGACTTGCACTTCCAGAATCTCGCCGAGCGGGCTGATGTGACTAAGACATGGACGGAGAAGATAGTGCGCGACACAGAGTCGGTGCTGATACCCAACCCCCAGAACCGGGTTGAAGACTTCATCTTCGAGAAGATCGAAAAGTCGAAGCCCAAAAGGTTGAGCAACCTAGAGCACTTGGCTCTGGACATGATCGAGGCTGGGGGCGATTTCGGGCAGGATCTTCCCTATGGTCAGGCTCTGATCAAGGTCGGCCAGGCGGAACAGAAACTGGGCCAGTGCGAGCACGACTTTATAGCCACCTCGGGCATTTGCTTCACACAGCCGTTGCGCAAGTTCCTAGACGGCGAAATGAAGACAATTGGCAAGGAGCGCGGCATCCTGGAAACCAAGCGCCTGGATCTGGACGCCTGCAAGAACAGGGTGAAGAAAGCGCGCAGCATGCTGGGTCAGCAATCG GCGGAGCGGGACTTGCGCGTGGCTCAGGCCGAGTTTGACCGGCAGGCGGAGATTACCAAGCTGCTGCTGGACGGTATCAGCACATCGCAGGCATCTCACTTGCGCCACTTGCACGCCTTCATCCAGACGCAAGTGCGGTACTACAAACAGTGCGGCGATGTCATGGAACAGCTGCAGCGTGAGCTAGCCAA AATGCAGCATCCCAAGCCACGCCTGCGCATCAATAGCGAAGACGTTGATTGTGGGCCTCCCAGCTCGGTGTCGATGCATTCTTGTGATTCCGATTCATTGGGGGGGATAGCCCTAGATAGCGATCCAGATCCCGATTTGGACAAGTCGCTTACGAATCTGCTCGAAGACTTTCACATAGAATTCGATACGACAGCCGTCTCCACA GTGATCTTCGTGACGGAGTGCTCACCAATAAACGAGGATTACATGTACGGAAAACAGGGTCTGTTGAAGGGTCTGGTGCCACGCGCATTTGTTGAAATGCTCGACGAAGAGCACGACGTCACCCTCTAA
- the LOC6609918 gene encoding endophilin-B1 isoform X3: MNINLPNFNVKNLVKEAGSTISRVVQLTEEKLGTTERTEYDLHFQNLAERADVTKTWTEKIVRDTESVLIPNPQNRVEDFIFEKIEKSKPKRLSNLEHLALDMIEAGGDFGQDLPYGQALIKVGQAEQKLGQCEHDFIATSGICFTQPLRKFLDGEMKTIGKERGILETKRLDLDACKNRVKKARSMLGQQSKDGISPEAVLEQAERDLRVAQAEFDRQAEITKLLLDGISTSQASHLRHLHAFIQTQVRYYKQCGDVMEQLQRELAKMQHPKPRLRINSEDVDCGPPSSVSMHSCDSDSLGGIALDSDPDPDLDKSLTNLLEDFHIEFDTTAVSTVIFVTECSPINEDYMYGKQGLLKGLVPRAFVEMLDEEHDVTL; this comes from the exons atgaatataaatcTGCCGAATTTCAATGTGAAGAACCTGGTGAAGGAGGCGGGAAGCACGATATCACGAGTGGTGCAG CTCACGGAGGAGAAACTGGGCACCACGGAGCGCACCGAGTACGACTTGCACTTCCAGAATCTCGCCGAGCGGGCTGATGTGACTAAGACATGGACGGAGAAGATAGTGCGCGACACAGAGTCGGTGCTGATACCCAACCCCCAGAACCGGGTTGAAGACTTCATCTTCGAGAAGATCGAAAAGTCGAAGCCCAAAAGGTTGAGCAACCTAGAGCACTTGGCTCTGGACATGATCGAGGCTGGGGGCGATTTCGGGCAGGATCTTCCCTATGGTCAGGCTCTGATCAAGGTCGGCCAGGCGGAACAGAAACTGGGCCAGTGCGAGCACGACTTTATAGCCACCTCGGGCATTTGCTTCACACAGCCGTTGCGCAAGTTCCTAGACGGCGAAATGAAGACAATTGGCAAGGAGCGCGGCATCCTGGAAACCAAGCGCCTGGATCTGGACGCCTGCAAGAACAGGGTGAAGAAAGCGCGCAGCATGCTGGGTCAGCAATCG AAAGATGGCATCTCGCCAGAGGCCGTCTTGGAACAG GCGGAGCGGGACTTGCGCGTGGCTCAGGCCGAGTTTGACCGGCAGGCGGAGATTACCAAGCTGCTGCTGGACGGTATCAGCACATCGCAGGCATCTCACTTGCGCCACTTGCACGCCTTCATCCAGACGCAAGTGCGGTACTACAAACAGTGCGGCGATGTCATGGAACAGCTGCAGCGTGAGCTAGCCAA AATGCAGCATCCCAAGCCACGCCTGCGCATCAATAGCGAAGACGTTGATTGTGGGCCTCCCAGCTCGGTGTCGATGCATTCTTGTGATTCCGATTCATTGGGGGGGATAGCCCTAGATAGCGATCCAGATCCCGATTTGGACAAGTCGCTTACGAATCTGCTCGAAGACTTTCACATAGAATTCGATACGACAGCCGTCTCCACA GTGATCTTCGTGACGGAGTGCTCACCAATAAACGAGGATTACATGTACGGAAAACAGGGTCTGTTGAAGGGTCTGGTGCCACGCGCATTTGTTGAAATGCTCGACGAAGAGCACGACGTCACCCTCTAA
- the LOC6609918 gene encoding endophilin-B1 isoform X1 — MNINLPNFNVKNLVKEAGSTISRVVQLTEEKLGTTERTEYDLHFQNLAERADVTKTWTEKIVRDTESVLIPNPQNRVEDFIFEKIEKSKPKRLSNLEHLALDMIEAGGDFGQDLPYGQALIKVGQAEQKLGQCEHDFIATSGICFTQPLRKFLDGEMKTIGKERGILETKRLDLDACKNRVKKARSMLGQQSKDGISPEAVLEQAERDLRVAQAEFDRQAEITKLLLDGISTSQASHLRHLHAFIQTQVRYYKQCGDVMEQLQRELANLGGPTPYIPLDVNEASASKSNISSGAAARGPGNNHSANMAATGHKPNQSMHVSTDQMQRARVLCSYDAKDHTELNLSANEVIFVTECSPINEDYMYGKQGLLKGLVPRAFVEMLDEEHDVTL; from the exons atgaatataaatcTGCCGAATTTCAATGTGAAGAACCTGGTGAAGGAGGCGGGAAGCACGATATCACGAGTGGTGCAG CTCACGGAGGAGAAACTGGGCACCACGGAGCGCACCGAGTACGACTTGCACTTCCAGAATCTCGCCGAGCGGGCTGATGTGACTAAGACATGGACGGAGAAGATAGTGCGCGACACAGAGTCGGTGCTGATACCCAACCCCCAGAACCGGGTTGAAGACTTCATCTTCGAGAAGATCGAAAAGTCGAAGCCCAAAAGGTTGAGCAACCTAGAGCACTTGGCTCTGGACATGATCGAGGCTGGGGGCGATTTCGGGCAGGATCTTCCCTATGGTCAGGCTCTGATCAAGGTCGGCCAGGCGGAACAGAAACTGGGCCAGTGCGAGCACGACTTTATAGCCACCTCGGGCATTTGCTTCACACAGCCGTTGCGCAAGTTCCTAGACGGCGAAATGAAGACAATTGGCAAGGAGCGCGGCATCCTGGAAACCAAGCGCCTGGATCTGGACGCCTGCAAGAACAGGGTGAAGAAAGCGCGCAGCATGCTGGGTCAGCAATCG AAAGATGGCATCTCGCCAGAGGCCGTCTTGGAACAG GCGGAGCGGGACTTGCGCGTGGCTCAGGCCGAGTTTGACCGGCAGGCGGAGATTACCAAGCTGCTGCTGGACGGTATCAGCACATCGCAGGCATCTCACTTGCGCCACTTGCACGCCTTCATCCAGACGCAAGTGCGGTACTACAAACAGTGCGGCGATGTCATGGAACAGCTGCAGCGTGAGCTAGCCAA CTTGGGAGGCCCCACGCCATACATTCCGCTCGACGTGAACGAGGCCAGTGCCAGCAAGTCCAACATATCGTCCGGAGCCGCAGCCCGTGGTCCCGGCAACAATCACTCTGCCAATATGGCTGCCACCGGCCACAAGCCCAATCAGTCCATGCACGTCAGCACGGATCAGATGCAGAGAGCACGCGTCCTTTGCTCCTACGACGCCAAGGATCACACCGAGCTTAATTTAAGCGCAAATGAG GTGATCTTCGTGACGGAGTGCTCACCAATAAACGAGGATTACATGTACGGAAAACAGGGTCTGTTGAAGGGTCTGGTGCCACGCGCATTTGTTGAAATGCTCGACGAAGAGCACGACGTCACCCTCTAA
- the LOC6609918 gene encoding endophilin-B1 isoform X2 gives MNINLPNFNVKNLVKEAGSTISRVVQLTEEKLGTTERTEYDLHFQNLAERADVTKTWTEKIVRDTESVLIPNPQNRVEDFIFEKIEKSKPKRLSNLEHLALDMIEAGGDFGQDLPYGQALIKVGQAEQKLGQCEHDFIATSGICFTQPLRKFLDGEMKTIGKERGILETKRLDLDACKNRVKKARSMLGQQSAERDLRVAQAEFDRQAEITKLLLDGISTSQASHLRHLHAFIQTQVRYYKQCGDVMEQLQRELANLGGPTPYIPLDVNEASASKSNISSGAAARGPGNNHSANMAATGHKPNQSMHVSTDQMQRARVLCSYDAKDHTELNLSANEVIFVTECSPINEDYMYGKQGLLKGLVPRAFVEMLDEEHDVTL, from the exons atgaatataaatcTGCCGAATTTCAATGTGAAGAACCTGGTGAAGGAGGCGGGAAGCACGATATCACGAGTGGTGCAG CTCACGGAGGAGAAACTGGGCACCACGGAGCGCACCGAGTACGACTTGCACTTCCAGAATCTCGCCGAGCGGGCTGATGTGACTAAGACATGGACGGAGAAGATAGTGCGCGACACAGAGTCGGTGCTGATACCCAACCCCCAGAACCGGGTTGAAGACTTCATCTTCGAGAAGATCGAAAAGTCGAAGCCCAAAAGGTTGAGCAACCTAGAGCACTTGGCTCTGGACATGATCGAGGCTGGGGGCGATTTCGGGCAGGATCTTCCCTATGGTCAGGCTCTGATCAAGGTCGGCCAGGCGGAACAGAAACTGGGCCAGTGCGAGCACGACTTTATAGCCACCTCGGGCATTTGCTTCACACAGCCGTTGCGCAAGTTCCTAGACGGCGAAATGAAGACAATTGGCAAGGAGCGCGGCATCCTGGAAACCAAGCGCCTGGATCTGGACGCCTGCAAGAACAGGGTGAAGAAAGCGCGCAGCATGCTGGGTCAGCAATCG GCGGAGCGGGACTTGCGCGTGGCTCAGGCCGAGTTTGACCGGCAGGCGGAGATTACCAAGCTGCTGCTGGACGGTATCAGCACATCGCAGGCATCTCACTTGCGCCACTTGCACGCCTTCATCCAGACGCAAGTGCGGTACTACAAACAGTGCGGCGATGTCATGGAACAGCTGCAGCGTGAGCTAGCCAA CTTGGGAGGCCCCACGCCATACATTCCGCTCGACGTGAACGAGGCCAGTGCCAGCAAGTCCAACATATCGTCCGGAGCCGCAGCCCGTGGTCCCGGCAACAATCACTCTGCCAATATGGCTGCCACCGGCCACAAGCCCAATCAGTCCATGCACGTCAGCACGGATCAGATGCAGAGAGCACGCGTCCTTTGCTCCTACGACGCCAAGGATCACACCGAGCTTAATTTAAGCGCAAATGAG GTGATCTTCGTGACGGAGTGCTCACCAATAAACGAGGATTACATGTACGGAAAACAGGGTCTGTTGAAGGGTCTGGTGCCACGCGCATTTGTTGAAATGCTCGACGAAGAGCACGACGTCACCCTCTAA